CCCATACTCTCCGCAACAGGGAGGAGGACTAGTATGCGCATCGACAGAATCTTTGCCGAACAGGGGATCGAAACCGCCACGGCACGGCCCCCCTCGGGAGAGGTGGAAAGGGGGTTCATCGGCGATCTGCTCAGCTATGTGGTGGGCAACGCACCGGAGAAGGCGCTGTGGATCACCGTCCACGGGCATCTCAACGCGGCCGCCGTCGCCGTTCTGCGGGAGATCCCCTGTATCGTCCTGGTAGGCGGGCGCCGGCCGGACAAAAACCTTCTGGAACGCTGCAACAGGGAAGGCATTGTCGTGGGCGTGACCGAGCTGTCCGCCTTCGAACTGGCCGGCAGACTCTGGTCTATGGGTCTGGGCGGCGGAGGTTCCCAGGGCTGATG
This genomic window from Synergistales bacterium contains:
- a CDS encoding serine kinase; translation: MRIDRIFAEQGIETATARPPSGEVERGFIGDLLSYVVGNAPEKALWITVHGHLNAAAVAVLREIPCIVLVGGRRPDKNLLERCNREGIVVGVTELSAFELAGRLWSMGLGGGGSQG